One Anolis carolinensis isolate JA03-04 chromosome 5, rAnoCar3.1.pri, whole genome shotgun sequence DNA segment encodes these proteins:
- the LOC134299740 gene encoding uncharacterized protein LOC134299740, producing the protein MTTEIKMGQRSCLEPHRFECFSEWHSLLRAVARLIHRLACKDSEPLQVQDMIKAKSVIFKSVQRSAFKQEIARLEQGLNIPNQSLLNELNPFLDKEGILRVGGRLAKAKLKACIKNPIIIPPNSHTALLLVRHHHERIHHQGRTLTEAALRNEGLWVVNAKRLVNSCIFKCVKCRRLRRNCQSQLMAELPQDRTLTDPPFSHVGIDVFGPWEVVTRKTRGGVVNNKRWAVLFTCLVIRAVHIEVIEGMDTSSFLNALKRFIALRGPIKSIRSDCGTNFVGATKELNCVSRFGRDPKVQNFTNTEQIMWTFNVPHASHMGGVWERMIGISRKILNAMLLSHRSLTHDVLVTLMAEVTAIINNRPLVPLTSDPENLQPLTPALILTQKVPGWKDIMLPVPDGTHRALWKQVQSLANHFWKRWKAEYLSQLQARRIWQSPQDNIEVNNVVLLKDKDLPRHAWPMGIVLKTFSCPDGKVRKVQLKTCNRDKVSILDRPISDLVLLIGDV; encoded by the coding sequence atgaccacagaaatcaagatgggccaaagatcttgcctggaaccacaccgttttgaatgtttttcggagtggcacagtcttcttagagcagttgctaggcttatacatcgtttagcttgcaaagatagtgagcctttacaggtccaggatatgataaaggctaagagcgtcatattcaagtcagtacagagatctgctttcaagcaggaaatagctaggctagagcaagggctcaacatccctaatcaaagtcttctaaatgagttaaacccatttctagacaaggagggtattttgagagttggaggaaggttagccaaagctaaactcaaggcatgcataaaaaaccccatcatcataccccctaatagtcacactgcattgctgctcgttcggcatcaccatgaaaggatccatcatcagggtagaactctaactgaggcagcccttagaaatgaaggtctgtgggtagttaatgccaaaaggttggtcaacagttgtattttcaaatgtgttaaatgcaggcgccttaggcgaaactgtcaaagtcagttgatggcagaactacctcaggataggactttgacagacccacccttttcccatgtgggaatcgatgtgtttggtccttgggaggttgtcactaggaaaaccaggggtggtgttgtaaataacaagaggtgggcagttttgtttacttgtttagtaatacgagctgtccatatagaagtcatagaagggatggacacttcatcatttttaaacgcattaaaaaggttcatagccctcagagggccaattaagtcaattcggtcggactgtggcaccaattttgtaggtgcgaccaaagaactcaattgtgtgtctaggtttgggagagacccaaaggttcagaactttacgaatactgaacaaattatgtggactttcaatgttcctcacgcctcccacatgggtggtgtttgggagaggatgattggtattagtcgcaaaatccttaatgccatgcttttgagtcataggtcattgacgcatgatgttttggtgacacttatggcggaagttaccgcaattatcaacaaccggccgctggttccccttaccagtgaccctgagaacttacaaccactgactcctgcacttattttgacacaaaaggtgccaggatggaaggacatcatgttgccagttccggacggaactcaccgtgccctgtggaaacaggtgcagtccttggccaaccacttttggaaaaggtggaaagctgagtacttaagccagcttcaagctagaagaatctggcaaagcccacaggacaacattgaggttaacaacgttgtgttgttaaaggacaaagacttgccccgccatgcatggcccatgggcattgtattaaagaccttttcttgcccggatggtaaggtcaggaaagttcaattaaagacttgcaacagagacaaagtgtccattttggacagaccaattagtgacctcgtgttgcttattggagatgtttaa